One Flavobacterium sp. 90 DNA segment encodes these proteins:
- a CDS encoding DUF4142 domain-containing protein, translating to MKRILIAGKAILGAGLLILFLNSCKNETKQEDPKEVAEDTNEAKFDSIAEKKDDSEFLVDIAEVNLAEIEIGKLAQTKSTNPEVKKFGKMLVDEHTKSASEVSALAKAKNFTLPTSITEDGKEEYKKLNEKSGLDFDKKFADMMIDGHEKAIKELQKATEDAKDQDVKLWASNNIAPLTAHLEHAKLLKQDLDKK from the coding sequence ATGAAAAGAATACTAATAGCCGGAAAAGCAATTTTAGGAGCAGGACTACTTATATTATTCCTTAATTCTTGCAAAAACGAAACTAAACAAGAAGATCCAAAAGAAGTTGCTGAAGATACAAACGAAGCCAAATTTGACTCTATTGCGGAGAAAAAAGATGATTCGGAGTTTTTAGTAGATATCGCAGAAGTGAATCTTGCTGAAATCGAAATCGGAAAACTGGCTCAAACAAAAAGTACCAATCCTGAGGTTAAGAAATTTGGAAAAATGCTTGTTGATGAGCATACCAAATCGGCTTCTGAAGTTAGTGCTTTAGCTAAAGCTAAAAACTTCACTTTACCTACTTCGATTACCGAAGACGGAAAAGAGGAATACAAAAAACTAAATGAAAAATCAGGTCTTGATTTTGATAAAAAGTTCGCTGATATGATGATCGACGGACATGAAAAAGCAATTAAAGAATTGCAAAAAGCAACTGAAGATGCAAAAGACCAAGATGTTAAACTTTGGGCTTCTAATAATATAGCACCTCTTACAGCTCATTTAGAGCATGCAAAATTGCTTAAACAAGATTTAGATAAAAAGTGA
- a CDS encoding DNA-formamidopyrimidine glycosylase family protein, with product MPEGPSIVILKEEVQQFTGQKVISVSGNSSIDIQRLSGKTILEFKTWGKHFLICFEGFTVKIHMLMFGTYRVNERKETKPRLSLVFKNGELNFYTCSIKILEGDINALYDWEEDVMNEKWNPKKAKQSLDIIPNEMICDAVLDQNIFAGVGNIIKNEVLYRCKIHPESLVGKIPTKNLKQIIEECSIYSFEFLHWKKNYELKKHWLAYTKPTCLRCNLSMKKKHTGKRNRRSFFCTNCQKLHL from the coding sequence ATGCCAGAAGGTCCGTCAATAGTTATTTTAAAAGAAGAAGTACAGCAGTTTACGGGACAGAAAGTGATTTCAGTTTCGGGAAATAGCAGCATTGATATTCAAAGGCTCAGCGGTAAAACAATTCTTGAGTTTAAAACCTGGGGAAAGCATTTTTTAATTTGTTTTGAAGGTTTTACAGTCAAAATTCATATGCTCATGTTTGGAACTTATCGCGTTAACGAACGCAAGGAAACCAAGCCAAGGCTCAGTCTGGTTTTTAAAAACGGAGAACTTAATTTTTATACCTGTTCTATTAAAATTCTCGAAGGTGATATCAACGCGCTTTATGATTGGGAAGAAGATGTAATGAACGAGAAGTGGAACCCTAAAAAAGCAAAACAAAGTCTGGATATAATTCCGAACGAGATGATTTGTGATGCTGTTTTAGATCAGAATATTTTTGCAGGAGTAGGGAATATCATTAAAAATGAAGTTTTGTATCGCTGTAAAATTCATCCCGAATCTTTGGTTGGTAAAATTCCAACGAAAAATCTGAAACAAATTATTGAAGAATGTTCGATTTATAGTTTTGAATTTTTGCATTGGAAAAAAAATTACGAATTGAAAAAACATTGGTTGGCATACACAAAACCAACTTGTTTAAGATGCAATCTTTCGATGAAAAAAAAGCATACGGGAAAGAGAAATCGCAGAAGTTTTTTCTGCACTAACTGTCAAAAATTACATTTATGA
- a CDS encoding DNA topoisomerase IB produces MNAAAKTEKLMNQLIKTPHLVLDKLDLVYINNQKLPIERCGGEEGFVYKKNGRFIKQKSELKRFSSLVLPPAWVNVQISDLPNGHLQAVGLDDKNRKQYRYHPKWNLIRNQTKFYKIAEFGTKLPLIRKQVDEDLEQKEWSKEKVIALVIRLMEETHIRIGNEKYAKDNKSYGLSTLRKRHININKNSLKFEFIGKKGKKHTITTRNKQLVKLVSRCEEIPGWEVFKYYDKNGERKVLDSHMVNEYLHEISGEYFSAKDFRTWAASIVFFETLMEIGVTTDEKEIKKNILSAFDTTAEALGNTRNVCRNYYVHPLLVSTYEDGSIEQYFDRAKKCRSNKANFSHSEIAFSELIQNYQINLA; encoded by the coding sequence ATGAATGCAGCAGCCAAAACCGAAAAACTAATGAATCAGCTTATCAAAACGCCACATTTGGTACTTGATAAATTGGATTTAGTTTATATCAACAATCAAAAGTTGCCAATTGAACGATGCGGAGGCGAGGAAGGTTTTGTGTATAAAAAGAACGGACGCTTCATTAAACAAAAAAGCGAATTGAAACGCTTTAGCAGTTTAGTACTTCCGCCGGCTTGGGTAAATGTTCAGATTTCGGATTTGCCAAACGGTCATTTACAAGCCGTTGGTTTAGACGATAAAAACAGAAAACAATATAGATATCATCCAAAATGGAATTTGATTCGAAATCAGACTAAATTCTACAAAATAGCAGAGTTTGGAACCAAATTGCCGTTGATTAGAAAACAAGTCGACGAAGATTTGGAGCAAAAAGAATGGTCGAAAGAAAAAGTAATCGCTTTGGTGATTCGGTTAATGGAAGAAACGCATATCAGAATCGGAAATGAGAAATACGCTAAAGACAATAAATCATACGGACTTTCGACTTTGAGAAAACGCCACATCAATATCAATAAAAATTCGCTGAAATTTGAATTCATCGGAAAAAAAGGAAAGAAACACACGATCACAACCAGAAACAAACAATTGGTAAAACTGGTGAGTCGCTGTGAGGAAATTCCGGGTTGGGAAGTTTTTAAATATTATGATAAAAACGGAGAAAGAAAGGTTTTGGACAGTCATATGGTCAATGAATATCTTCATGAAATTTCGGGAGAATATTTTAGCGCCAAAGATTTTAGAACCTGGGCGGCATCGATTGTGTTTTTTGAAACTTTAATGGAAATTGGAGTTACAACTGACGAAAAAGAAATCAAAAAGAACATTTTGTCGGCTTTTGATACCACGGCGGAAGCTTTGGGAAATACCAGAAATGTATGCCGCAATTATTACGTTCATCCGTTATTGGTTTCGACTTATGAAGACGGCTCGATTGAGCAATACTTTGATCGTGCCAAAAAATGCCGTAGCAATAAAGCTAATTTTTCGCATAGCGAAATTGCCTTTTCAGAACTTATACAAAACTATCAAATCAACTTGGCTTAA
- a CDS encoding response regulator, whose translation MTEFTIFYTDDDEDDLSIFTDAVESLPKKIKLQTYTGGEKLLNAIYNPPPTPHVVFLDLNMPGKNGFDVLTELKNSEEKNDIPVIIFSTSNEPSIIEKCRNLGASYFITKPILMKDIVRSIEHAIEIDWEKFNPGEKDFVYKS comes from the coding sequence ATGACTGAATTTACTATTTTTTATACCGATGATGATGAAGACGATTTGAGTATTTTTACTGATGCTGTCGAATCATTGCCTAAAAAAATAAAACTTCAGACTTATACCGGAGGAGAAAAGCTGTTGAATGCTATTTATAATCCACCGCCAACGCCTCATGTTGTATTCTTAGATTTGAATATGCCCGGAAAAAATGGTTTTGATGTTCTGACGGAACTTAAAAATTCGGAAGAAAAAAATGATATTCCGGTTATTATTTTCTCTACTTCAAACGAACCAAGTATCATTGAAAAGTGCCGAAATCTAGGCGCAAGTTACTTTATAACCAAGCCAATCTTAATGAAAGATATCGTAAGATCTATTGAACACGCTATTGAAATTGATTGGGAAAAATTCAATCCAGGCGAAAAAGATTTTGTTTATAAGTCATAA
- a CDS encoding GNAT family N-acetyltransferase, which translates to MKNSEIIIRTATLKDLPGIVKLQKENQIAQGGSLSAELTPEQIQEMMSDMPQIVAIVDDEVVGFLLTTSQNVNKKRNLAIVDAMFTSYKANPDSYIYGPVCVNNTQRGKGLAQLMFKELLQKEPNREGVLFIKGDNEASLRAHEKMGIKKVSSFKFNNADFDVFAYSFS; encoded by the coding sequence ATGAAAAATTCAGAGATCATCATAAGAACCGCAACACTTAAAGATTTACCAGGAATTGTAAAACTTCAGAAAGAGAATCAAATCGCTCAAGGCGGAAGTTTATCAGCAGAACTTACGCCGGAACAAATTCAGGAAATGATGAGCGATATGCCACAAATTGTTGCAATTGTTGATGATGAGGTGGTTGGTTTTTTATTGACGACTTCGCAAAATGTGAATAAAAAGAGGAATTTGGCGATTGTCGATGCAATGTTTACTTCATACAAAGCTAATCCGGATTCGTATATTTATGGTCCTGTATGTGTTAATAATACACAACGCGGAAAAGGTTTGGCGCAACTAATGTTTAAAGAACTTTTGCAGAAGGAACCTAATCGGGAAGGGGTATTATTCATAAAAGGCGATAATGAAGCTTCTTTGAGAGCGCATGAAAAAATGGGAATTAAAAAAGTAAGCAGCTTTAAATTTAATAATGCTGATTTTGATGTTTTTGCTTATTCTTTCTCATAA
- a CDS encoding Rho termination factor: protein MPDSRIKNEEQYRALVEKGYSKEKSARIANTPDAAEKGGRAKPYDEWTKAELYQQARKVGIPGRSYMSKKNLIQSLRNN, encoded by the coding sequence ATGCCAGATTCAAGAATTAAAAATGAAGAACAATATCGAGCACTTGTAGAAAAAGGATATAGTAAAGAAAAATCGGCTCGAATTGCCAATACGCCAGATGCTGCCGAAAAAGGCGGACGCGCAAAACCTTATGACGAATGGACGAAAGCCGAATTGTATCAGCAAGCACGAAAAGTAGGGATTCCAGGACGATCTTATATGTCAAAGAAGAATCTTATTCAGTCCTTACGAAATAATTGA
- a CDS encoding DUF1328 family protein — protein MLRYTVIFIILAIIAGIFGFGGIAAGAASIAKVLFFIFLVLFIISLISGRRSV, from the coding sequence ATGTTACGTTATACAGTTATCTTTATTATTCTCGCTATCATAGCCGGAATATTTGGTTTTGGCGGAATCGCCGCCGGAGCAGCAAGTATTGCTAAAGTTTTATTCTTTATATTCTTAGTTTTATTCATTATATCACTAATTAGCGGAAGAAGAAGCGTTTAG
- a CDS encoding DUF5661 family protein: protein MATKSGAYQDVYVKRDDEMVSLKNDVTDFCEKYLKPVHPQNWDWSKRDFENPKNDPTIAEARAIANVVFKDLNDKKETDVDLSTMNNVESIKAYLNPKSKYEAFNMEEFAFALKVELEHGKIKDVNVTNNHPFLTAMIALAHMTESLTYYKRLKVMEAEAEIYEIMRKIENSNTGKEEWYKELGKAETELTEARAGLVERLQKMDDIPVLEIIGD, encoded by the coding sequence ATGGCAACAAAGAGCGGTGCTTACCAGGATGTTTACGTTAAAAGGGACGATGAAATGGTAAGCTTAAAAAATGATGTAACGGATTTTTGTGAAAAATACTTGAAACCTGTGCATCCTCAAAACTGGGATTGGTCGAAACGCGATTTCGAAAATCCTAAAAATGATCCAACAATTGCCGAAGCAAGAGCAATTGCAAACGTAGTTTTTAAAGATTTAAACGATAAAAAAGAAACCGATGTTGATTTGTCTACAATGAATAATGTCGAGTCAATAAAGGCTTATTTAAATCCGAAAAGTAAATATGAAGCTTTCAACATGGAAGAATTTGCTTTTGCTTTAAAAGTGGAACTGGAACACGGAAAAATTAAAGATGTCAACGTAACCAACAATCATCCGTTTTTGACCGCAATGATCGCACTCGCACACATGACCGAAAGTCTCACGTATTACAAAAGATTAAAAGTAATGGAAGCAGAAGCTGAAATCTATGAAATCATGCGCAAAATTGAAAATTCGAATACCGGAAAAGAAGAATGGTACAAAGAATTGGGCAAAGCCGAAACAGAATTAACCGAAGCCAGAGCCGGATTAGTAGAACGCCTTCAAAAAATGGATGATATTCCGGTTTTGGAGATTATTGGGGATTAA
- a CDS encoding (p)ppGpp synthetase translates to MNEELIELFKVNREIYESFRKRIVNLLEDLIMHADINIHQINSRTKAFDSISNKIIKKNKYTDLNEITDIVGIRIITYLESEVDNVEKLIRKEFKIDEKNSIDKRKLQTDQFGYRSLHIVGSLDESRLKLTEYEIYKGLKFEIQIRSVLQHAWAEIEHDLGYKGKSSIPDSYVRSFNRVAALLESADLEFDRLKKELTDYESKVSELIAVDPENVSINQASLDALVKSNQTFEKAREYIIKEFDVTFDALNDYSDIIDKFEFLNVLNIKELQTLITENSKDYLNFIKIFIEKLSTKSLAPNVPLFWFQHFLVAKTEDEDFIRKYLSYNNILLSGNVQDFIGTYQKIKKI, encoded by the coding sequence ATGAATGAAGAATTAATCGAATTGTTTAAAGTTAATCGAGAAATATATGAATCATTTAGAAAAAGGATCGTAAATCTTTTAGAAGATTTGATAATGCATGCTGATATAAATATTCATCAAATTAATAGTAGAACTAAAGCATTTGATAGTATTTCTAATAAAATAATTAAGAAAAATAAATATACTGATTTAAATGAAATTACAGATATAGTAGGAATAAGGATAATTACATATTTGGAAAGTGAAGTTGATAATGTAGAGAAATTAATACGTAAAGAATTTAAAATTGATGAAAAAAATTCTATTGATAAAAGAAAATTACAAACGGATCAATTCGGATATAGATCATTACATATTGTAGGTTCTTTAGATGAATCACGATTAAAGCTTACCGAATATGAAATATATAAAGGGCTTAAATTTGAAATTCAAATTCGCTCAGTATTGCAACATGCTTGGGCTGAAATAGAACATGATTTAGGATATAAAGGAAAATCTTCAATTCCAGATTCTTATGTTAGAAGTTTTAATAGAGTTGCAGCTTTGTTAGAGTCCGCAGATTTAGAATTTGACAGACTAAAGAAGGAATTAACGGATTATGAGAGTAAAGTTTCTGAACTTATTGCTGTTGATCCAGAAAATGTTTCAATAAATCAAGCTTCACTTGATGCATTAGTTAAAAGTAATCAGACATTTGAAAAAGCAAGAGAATATATTATCAAGGAGTTTGATGTTACATTTGACGCGCTAAATGATTATTCAGACATAATAGATAAATTTGAATTTTTAAATGTTTTAAATATAAAAGAACTACAAACTTTAATTACTGAAAACAGTAAAGATTATTTGAATTTTATAAAAATATTTATAGAAAAATTATCAACTAAAAGCTTAGCTCCTAATGTGCCGTTATTCTGGTTTCAGCATTTTCTAGTTGCTAAAACTGAAGATGAAGATTTTATTAGAAAATATTTGTCATATAATAATATATTGCTTTCTGGAAATGTTCAAGATTTTATTGGCACTTATCAAAAAATAAAAAAAATATAG
- a CDS encoding pyridoxamine 5'-phosphate oxidase family protein, translating into MGDHKDLTNEFAVDKIKDLAANIKTCMFCTYNDYRLLSRPMSVQKIDDLGQLWFLSDRNSSHNAEITLNPQVEIFFSEPHDKFLTLHGKASISYDRETIKELWDPIVKVWMPGGEDDPNLSVIKVVPEDGYYWNNKNGKMTAIAKMAVALVTGKTMDDGIEGNLKLQS; encoded by the coding sequence ATGGGAGATCACAAAGACCTTACGAACGAGTTTGCTGTAGATAAAATAAAAGATCTTGCAGCAAATATAAAAACATGTATGTTTTGCACTTACAACGATTACAGACTGCTATCGCGTCCAATGTCAGTTCAGAAAATTGACGATTTAGGACAGCTTTGGTTTTTATCAGACCGAAACAGCAGTCACAATGCCGAAATCACACTGAATCCACAGGTCGAGATTTTCTTTTCGGAACCGCACGATAAATTCCTTACACTGCATGGAAAAGCAAGTATTTCGTACGATCGCGAAACAATTAAAGAACTGTGGGATCCAATTGTTAAAGTCTGGATGCCAGGCGGCGAAGACGATCCAAACTTAAGTGTTATAAAAGTTGTACCGGAAGACGGTTATTACTGGAATAATAAAAACGGAAAAATGACGGCAATTGCAAAAATGGCTGTCGCTTTAGTAACCGGTAAAACCATGGATGACGGAATTGAAGGGAACTTAAAATTGCAGAGTTAA
- a CDS encoding DUF72 domain-containing protein: MKNEVLIGCSSYNNRLWKGIFYPDTLSGSRLFEFYYQYFSTYEFNGSFYRFPTVKTFENWYNKTPENFIFSVKAPKEITHIRKFTDCETLISDFYKVCKTGLKDKLGCVLFQLPPSYHFSSEKLHQIIGNLDQEFKNVVEFRHESWWNQEVWDAFRDNNITFCSVSHPQLPDTIFRDFPLIYIRLHGKPKMFYSSYSLEELLYIKDETSLKSAFIYFNNTASEAGILNALELQKMMR; this comes from the coding sequence ATGAAAAATGAAGTTTTAATAGGGTGTTCAAGTTACAATAATCGGCTTTGGAAGGGAATTTTCTACCCTGACACTTTGTCTGGTTCAAGGCTCTTTGAGTTTTATTACCAGTACTTTAGTACATATGAGTTCAACGGAAGCTTTTATAGGTTTCCGACGGTAAAAACTTTTGAAAATTGGTACAATAAAACGCCGGAAAATTTTATTTTTTCGGTAAAAGCGCCAAAAGAAATCACTCATATCAGAAAATTTACGGATTGCGAAACGCTAATTTCTGACTTTTATAAAGTTTGTAAAACAGGTTTAAAAGACAAATTAGGATGCGTTTTATTTCAGCTTCCGCCGAGTTATCACTTCAGTTCTGAAAAACTTCATCAGATTATTGGAAATTTGGATCAGGAATTCAAAAATGTGGTCGAATTTCGTCATGAAAGTTGGTGGAATCAGGAAGTTTGGGACGCTTTTCGGGATAATAATATTACGTTTTGCAGCGTCAGTCATCCGCAATTACCCGATACAATTTTTAGAGATTTTCCTTTGATTTATATTAGACTTCACGGAAAACCAAAGATGTTTTATTCCAGTTATTCACTTGAAGAATTACTTTATATAAAGGATGAAACTAGTTTAAAATCAGCGTTTATTTACTTTAATAATACAGCAAGCGAAGCAGGTATTCTGAATGCTTTGGAGTTGCAGAAAATGATGAGATAA
- a CDS encoding ferritin-like domain-containing protein, giving the protein MKTTDSKKETTSKQEVKKGATKPKSDAASGLTELFEDGLKDIYWAEKALTKAIPLMTKNATSADLIEALNAHLTETEEHVIRLEKVFELIDQKAVAKKCDAMAGLIEEGKGIIEETEIGVVRDAGIIAAAQKIEHYEIATYGTLRQFAETLGWAEVATLLEQTLEEEKGADKKLTIIAVDAINLEAAEAD; this is encoded by the coding sequence ATGAAAACTACAGATAGTAAGAAGGAAACAACTTCTAAACAAGAAGTAAAAAAAGGAGCCACAAAACCAAAGTCAGATGCAGCATCAGGATTAACCGAATTGTTTGAAGATGGATTAAAAGACATTTACTGGGCGGAAAAAGCCTTAACTAAGGCAATACCTCTTATGACCAAAAACGCAACGTCAGCGGACTTAATAGAGGCTTTAAACGCGCATTTGACCGAAACCGAAGAACATGTAATCCGATTAGAGAAAGTTTTTGAACTTATTGATCAAAAAGCAGTCGCCAAAAAATGCGATGCAATGGCTGGTTTAATCGAAGAAGGGAAGGGAATTATTGAAGAAACTGAAATTGGAGTGGTACGTGATGCAGGTATTATCGCAGCCGCACAAAAAATTGAACATTACGAAATTGCCACTTACGGAACTTTAAGACAATTTGCCGAAACTCTTGGTTGGGCCGAAGTTGCTACTTTGTTAGAACAAACCCTTGAAGAAGAAAAAGGCGCCGACAAAAAATTAACGATAATTGCCGTTGATGCCATAAATCTTGAAGCTGCAGAAGCAGATTAA
- a CDS encoding PAS domain-containing protein, producing the protein MSTKNHDFLANGGEMGALTRAKDWSKTPVGSVDSWPQSLRTTLGILLNSKFPMFLFWGPDHICFYNDAYRPSLGNDGKHPAILGQKGAEFWSEIWDFIKPLIDQVLTQSEATWHEDQLLPIYRNGKMEDVYWTFSYSPVNNDEGKIGGVLVICNETTDKVNILKSLENSNERYRNNILQTPNAMCIFRGKDYVVEIANELMLEIWERKLDDVINKPVFEALPEVTGQGLEDILETVYTTGEKFMAYELPVKLNRKGKVVNTFINVVYEALKEPDGTISGIVAIANDVTLQVISRNAVEESEKRFKDTVKQLPLGIAILRGADLTVEMANATYLQIIDKIEEEVLDRPVFDSVPEARDTVYPLLSKVYQDGIPYYTDELSVTLNRYGRQENCYFNLVFHPLREEDGTISGVIIVSHEVTEAVKAKYLLTESETAFRKLVMDSPIAMAIFRGKDHKIELANNTMMKTLWHKTKKETIGLPLLEVFPELQGQKYPELLDEVLHEGKIVKEKEALAYVDIKGKLQKFYLDYQYTPLFEKEGKISGVMVTVNDVTDKVKARKKVENAEQRARLAAEIAEIATWDLNVPTQKIMYSENLPSVFGFDKSIKLTRAQILEQIHPEDLSILEKAYTIALKSSIYKYECRIIKPDDSIAWIRAHGKIFFDENKEPIKMIGTVMDITDEKEGQEVLMKSEQKFRLLADSMPQFVWTSDAMGNLNYFNQSVYSFSGLTKEEIDKHGWLQIVHPDDREENVNTWMESIKTGNDFLLEHRFRRSDGEYRWQLSRAIAQKDAEGKIQMWVGTSTDIQDQKDFTNQLEKEVHERTEQLEIKNRDLINMNIELQSFAYISSHDLQEPLRKIQTFASRLADLDEQNISANAKTYLSRIEFAAKRMQTLIQDLLTYSRTNSAERVFVTVNLDDIAEEIKSDFSERIEEKNAQVNFQPLGEVTVIPFQFRQLLHNLIGNALKFSRKDIVPIIEIKAERIKGNSLKQLVDFPDKIYYHLKISDNGIGFDEEYKERIFEVFQRLNTETEFAGTGIGLAIVKKIVENHKGIITANSEKGKGATFDIYIPELQ; encoded by the coding sequence ATGAGTACAAAAAATCACGATTTCCTGGCAAACGGAGGTGAAATGGGCGCATTAACACGTGCAAAAGACTGGAGCAAAACTCCGGTTGGAAGTGTTGATTCCTGGCCACAAAGTTTACGTACTACACTGGGAATTCTATTGAACTCAAAATTTCCGATGTTTTTGTTTTGGGGTCCGGATCATATTTGCTTTTATAATGATGCTTATCGCCCAAGTCTTGGAAACGATGGAAAACATCCTGCAATATTGGGTCAAAAAGGTGCCGAATTCTGGTCGGAAATTTGGGATTTTATAAAACCTTTGATCGATCAGGTTCTCACTCAAAGTGAAGCGACCTGGCACGAAGATCAACTTTTACCCATATATCGAAATGGAAAAATGGAGGATGTTTATTGGACTTTTAGCTATAGTCCGGTGAATAATGATGAGGGAAAAATTGGCGGCGTACTTGTTATCTGCAATGAAACGACTGATAAAGTAAATATTCTGAAAAGCTTAGAAAACAGTAACGAACGTTATCGAAACAACATTCTGCAGACGCCAAATGCGATGTGCATTTTTAGAGGAAAAGATTATGTTGTCGAAATTGCCAATGAATTGATGCTTGAAATCTGGGAGCGTAAATTAGATGACGTAATTAATAAACCCGTTTTTGAAGCCTTACCAGAAGTTACAGGCCAAGGGCTTGAAGATATTTTGGAAACGGTTTATACAACCGGCGAAAAATTTATGGCTTATGAACTTCCTGTAAAACTAAACCGAAAAGGTAAAGTCGTAAACACTTTTATCAATGTAGTTTATGAAGCTCTAAAAGAACCGGACGGAACGATTTCGGGCATTGTGGCAATTGCAAATGATGTCACACTTCAGGTTATTTCCAGAAATGCTGTAGAGGAAAGTGAGAAACGATTTAAAGATACGGTAAAACAGCTTCCGTTGGGAATTGCAATTCTTAGAGGCGCCGATTTAACTGTAGAAATGGCTAATGCAACATACTTGCAAATTATAGATAAAATCGAAGAAGAGGTTTTGGACAGACCAGTTTTCGACTCTGTTCCTGAAGCCAGAGACACGGTTTATCCGTTGCTTTCTAAGGTTTATCAGGATGGAATTCCGTATTATACTGATGAATTATCAGTGACTTTAAACCGTTATGGCCGACAAGAAAATTGTTATTTTAATCTTGTTTTTCATCCGTTAAGGGAAGAAGACGGCACAATATCCGGCGTTATAATTGTTTCGCATGAAGTTACAGAAGCTGTAAAAGCAAAATATCTTCTGACAGAAAGCGAAACTGCTTTTAGAAAACTGGTTATGGACTCTCCTATTGCAATGGCAATTTTTAGAGGAAAGGATCATAAGATTGAACTTGCCAACAATACGATGATGAAAACCCTGTGGCATAAAACAAAAAAAGAAACTATTGGTTTGCCATTACTCGAAGTTTTTCCGGAGCTTCAAGGTCAAAAATATCCAGAACTTCTTGATGAAGTCCTGCATGAAGGAAAAATTGTTAAAGAAAAAGAAGCACTTGCTTATGTTGATATCAAAGGAAAATTGCAGAAATTTTATCTTGATTATCAATATACACCTTTGTTCGAAAAAGAAGGCAAAATATCCGGCGTGATGGTTACGGTAAATGATGTAACAGATAAAGTCAAAGCACGAAAAAAAGTAGAAAATGCAGAACAAAGAGCGCGTCTTGCTGCCGAAATTGCAGAAATCGCAACTTGGGATTTGAATGTTCCAACTCAAAAAATAATGTATTCTGAGAATTTACCGTCCGTTTTTGGTTTTGATAAATCAATAAAACTAACACGTGCGCAAATTTTAGAGCAAATACATCCAGAAGATTTGTCTATTTTAGAAAAAGCATACACAATAGCTCTTAAATCAAGCATTTACAAATATGAATGCCGCATTATTAAACCCGATGATTCTATCGCTTGGATTAGAGCGCATGGAAAAATATTTTTTGATGAGAATAAAGAGCCGATAAAAATGATTGGAACCGTAATGGATATTACGGATGAAAAAGAAGGTCAGGAAGTTTTGATGAAAAGTGAGCAAAAGTTCAGACTTCTGGCCGATTCTATGCCTCAGTTTGTCTGGACAAGCGATGCAATGGGAAATCTGAATTATTTTAACCAATCTGTTTATAGCTTTTCGGGGCTGACTAAAGAAGAAATTGATAAACATGGCTGGCTCCAAATTGTTCATCCTGATGATCGGGAAGAAAACGTAAATACGTGGATGGAATCTATAAAAACCGGAAATGACTTTTTACTAGAACATCGCTTTCGTCGCTCTGATGGCGAATACAGATGGCAATTAAGCCGCGCCATTGCGCAGAAAGATGCCGAAGGAAAAATCCAGATGTGGGTTGGTACAAGTACCGATATTCAAGATCAGAAAGATTTTACCAATCAACTTGAGAAAGAAGTTCATGAACGAACAGAACAGCTTGAAATTAAAAACAGAGATCTGATTAATATGAATATTGAGCTTCAGTCTTTTGCTTATATTTCGAGTCATGATTTGCAGGAACCTCTTCGTAAAATTCAAACTTTTGCCAGTCGATTAGCGGATTTGGATGAGCAAAATATTTCGGCGAATGCTAAAACTTACTTAAGCCGAATTGAATTTGCAGCAAAAAGAATGCAGACTTTGATTCAGGATTTATTAACGTATTCTCGAACAAACTCGGCAGAACGCGTTTTTGTAACCGTAAATCTCGATGATATTGCTGAGGAAATTAAAAGTGATTTTTCGGAGCGTATTGAAGAAAAAAATGCTCAGGTTAATTTTCAGCCTTTGGGCGAAGTAACCGTAATTCCGTTTCAGTTTAGACAATTATTGCATAATTTGATCGGTAATGCATTAAAATTCTCTCGCAAGGACATTGTGCCAATTATAGAGATTAAAGCCGAGAGAATTAAAGGAAATAGCTTAAAACAGCTTGTTGATTTTCCGGATAAGATTTATTACCACCTGAAAATTTCAGATAACGGAATTGGCTTTGATGAAGAATACAAAGAACGCATCTTTGAAGTTTTCCAGCGTCTAAATACTGAAACTGAGTTTGCAGGAACCGGAATTGGTCTTGCAATCGTTAAAAAAATCGTTGAAAACCATAAAGGAATTATCACAGCAAATAGTGAGAAAGGCAAAGGTGCCACTTTTGATATTTATATTCCTGAATTGCAATAG